The segment CAGCAACTGTTGAGCCAGGTGAAAACCGACGGTCTGTCGCAGGATCAACAGGCGCGCTTCTACGGCCTGCAAATCGCTGCCGCTCAGAATCGTCCCTCGCTGGCATTGCTGCGCGCCTATATCGCTCAGGAACCGCTGCTGAAAGCGGACGATCACCAGAGCAATATTGACGCCACCTGGCAGGCGCTGACGCAGATGACCAAAGATCAGCTCAACAGCCTGGTGATCAATGCCGACGAGAATACCTTGCAGGGCTGGCTGGATCTGCTCAACACCTGGCATACCAACAGCCAGGACCCGGAAATGCTGAAAGCCGCCATCAAGGATTGGCAAACACGCTATCCGCTCAATCCGGGTGCCAAAACCCTGCCGACCGCCCTGAGTCAGGTGCAGAACTTCAGCAAAGCTTCGACCAGCACCATCGCGTTGCTGCTGCCGCTGAATGGTCAGGCGCAGATCTTCGCCAACGCCATTCAGAAAGGCTTTAACGATGCGAAAAACGGTGTGCTAACCGCCCCGGCCGCAGCCCCACAACCACAGCCGACAGCGACACCGGCGAGCGCGGATGCCAGCGCCCAGCCGCAGCCAGCCGCTGCAACGCCAGATGCGACCGCCAATACCGTAGTCAGCCCGGCCGCTGCTGCCATCACCCCGGATCAAAGCACCCAGCCGCAACCTGCTGCTGCACCTGCCCCGGCAGCCAGCGCAGGTGATAGCAATGCCCAGGTCAAGGTGTATGACACCAGCAGTCAGCCGATTCAGCAGGTGATGCAGCAGGCGCAGCAGGATGGCGCAACCATCGTCGTCGGCCCGCTGTTGAAAAGTGATGTAGAGACTGTCGCTAACAGCAACTCGCCGCTTAACGTACTGGCCCTGAACGAGCCGGAACAGATCCAGAACCATCCGAATATTTGTTACTTTGCGCTTTCTCCTGAAGACGAAGCGCGCGATGCCGCCCACCATATGTGGGATCAAGGCAAACGCCAGCCGCTGCTGCTGTTGCCGCGTAACAGTTATGGCGATCGTGTTGGTAAGGCCTTTGCGCAAGAGTGGCAGACGCTGGGTGGTTCGACCGTGTTGCAACAACGTTTTGGTTCCGTCAGCGAGCTGAAACAGGGTATCAACAGCGGTGCCGGTATCAACCTGAGTGGCACACCGCTGGTGGTGGAACCCGCACAGTCGCAGGGCGTATCGATTGCCGGATTGAACATCCCGGCGCCGCAGACCAGCACCCCGGTAGCCGATAC is part of the Pantoea phytobeneficialis genome and harbors:
- a CDS encoding penicillin-binding protein activator; protein product: MLPSKVLRRKAGRFVPVLLAGLILAACSGQGPQQTSSVNVQGPITAQSDYYLQQVQQSSDDSKTDWQLLAIRALLKEGKYPQASDQIKQLPQQLSDVQQQELQLLRAQMQIGQQDFNGAQQLLSQVKTDGLSQDQQARFYGLQIAAAQNRPSLALLRAYIAQEPLLKADDHQSNIDATWQALTQMTKDQLNSLVINADENTLQGWLDLLNTWHTNSQDPEMLKAAIKDWQTRYPLNPGAKTLPTALSQVQNFSKASTSTIALLLPLNGQAQIFANAIQKGFNDAKNGVLTAPAAAPQPQPTATPASADASAQPQPAAATPDATANTVVSPAAAAITPDQSTQPQPAAAPAPAASAGDSNAQVKVYDTSSQPIQQVMQQAQQDGATIVVGPLLKSDVETVANSNSPLNVLALNEPEQIQNHPNICYFALSPEDEARDAAHHMWDQGKRQPLLLLPRNSYGDRVGKAFAQEWQTLGGSTVLQQRFGSVSELKQGINSGAGINLSGTPLVVEPAQSQGVSIAGLNIPAPQTSTPVADTSGGSLDAVYIVANQDELQLIKPMIAMRTSSRNNIALYASSRSFQAGAGPDFRLEMDGLQFSDIPLLSGSNPALMQQAAKSFNNDYSLVRLYAMGIDAWTLANHFNQMRQVPGFAIDGNTGKLSATPDCVINRKLAWNQYRQGQIVPVQ